Proteins from a genomic interval of Trifolium pratense cultivar HEN17-A07 linkage group LG6, ARS_RC_1.1, whole genome shotgun sequence:
- the LOC123888244 gene encoding peptidyl-prolyl cis-trans isomerase FKBP65-like, with translation MTLSHQIQDSEFPFKEIGNEGLTKQILRKGVTWQTPFSGDQVQVHFSGQVENGPSLESSYDKGSSFHFKLGQGEVIKGWDEGVATMKKGERAIFKIPPNLAYGEVGSPPLIPPNATLIFEIEMLCWSTIRDLTGDGGIMKKTIREGGGWATPKELDEVLVKYEARLENGMLIKSDKGVEFNVSDGYLCPAMSIAVKTMRKGEVAELSMKFFYGLISQNSNITNDELDGLPESNLISIKLELVSWKVVTDITGDKKILKKVNKAGEGHDRPNEGSHVKVIYLCKGEDGTIIERKGSKEELFEFTTQEEQVYEGLEKAIMTMKKEEQALVTINAEYLCDHSNLQGNKAHNNKIYYEVELIDFTKEKPFWKMDTQEKLEACEQKKHDGNLLFKAQNFTRASKKYEKAVKYIEFDHTFSEDEKLHANTLRLSCNLNNAACKLKLEEYTEAARLCTKVLEQDPLNVKALYRRCQAYLKTSDLEKAEADIKKALIIDPNNREIKLEYKELKLKQKEYTKYEADIFSTMVSKMN, from the exons ATGACACTCTCTCACCAAATTCAAGACTCAGAGTTTCCATTCAAAGAAATTGGAAATGAAGGTCTCACTAAACAGATTCTCAGAAAAGGTGTTACTTGGCAAACTCCATTTTCTGGTGACCAAGTTCAAG TTCATTTCAGTGGACAAGTTGAAAATGGACCATCTCTTGAATCCAGTTATGATAAAGGCTCGTCGTTTCATTTCAAATTAGGCCAAG GTGAAGTTATCAAAGGTTGGGATGAAGGAGTTGCTACCATGAAGAAAGGGGAGAGAGCAATCTTCAAAATACCACCTAACTTAGCATACGGTGAAGTTGGTTCTCCACCGTTGATTCCtcctaatgcaactctaattTTCGAGATTGAAATGTTGTGTTGGAGTACTATTAGGGATTTGACTGGTGATGGAGGAATCATGAAAAAGACAATAAGGGAAGGAGGAGGATGGGCTACTCCAAAAGAGCTCGATGAAGTGCTAG TGAAATATGAAGCAAGGCTTGAAAATGGAATGCTTATCAAGTCGGATAAAGGTGTCGAGTTTAATGTAAGTGATG GCTATCTTTGTCCAGCAATGAGTATAGCAGTAAAGACGATGAGAAAAGGCGAGGTCGCAGAGCTGAGCATGAAATTTTTCT ATGGCCTTATTagtcaaaattcaaatattacaaATGATGAGCTTGATGGTTTACCAGAATCTAACTTAATTAGCATCAAACTTGAGTTGGTATCATGGAAAGTTGTTACTGATATCACTGGAGATAAGAAAATACTGAAAAAAGTTAATAAAGCCGGCGAGGGGCATGATCGTCCTAACGAAGGATCTCACGTGAAAG TCATATATTTATGTAAAGGAGAAGATGGTACAATTATCGAGAGGAAAGGATCAAAGGAAGAACTTTTTGAGTTCACAACTCAAGAAG AACAAGTGTATGAGGGTCTAGAAAAAGCAATAATGACAATGAAAAAAGAAGAACAAGCTTTGGTGACTATCAATGCTGAATATTTGTGTGACCATAGTAATTTGCAAGGAAACAAGGCCcacaataataaaatttattatgaAGTTGAATTAATTGATTTCACTAAG GAGAAGCCATTTTGGAAAATGGACACTCAAGAGAAACTAGAAGCTTGTGAACAAAAGAAGCATGATGGAAATCTTCTATTCAAGGCTCAAAATTTTACTCGCGCATcaaagaaatatgaaaag GCTGTAAAATACATCGAATTTGATCACACATTTAGCGAAGACGAGAAGCTTCATGCTAACACTTTGAGATTATCGTGTAATTTGAACAATGCTGCTTGTAAACTTAAATTGGAGGAGTACACTGAAGCTGCAAGGTTATGCACAAAG GTCCTAGAACAAGATCCCTTAAATGTGAAGGCTCTTTATAGAAGATGCCAAGCATACCTTAAAACATCAGACTTGGAGAAAGCTGAAGCTGATATAAAAAAAGCTTTGATTATTGATCCAAATAACAG AGAAATTAAACTTGAGTACAAAGAGCTCAAACTGAAGCAAAAGGAATACACTAAATATGAAGCTGATATCTTTAGTACAATGGTTTCAAAGATGAATTAG